The Candidatus Gracilibacteria bacterium genome window below encodes:
- a CDS encoding glycosyltransferase family 2 protein has product MINKKLISFVLPVYNEEKNIPYVYADLLEVLSRVSENYEYEIIFVNDGSRDKSWEIIHQIGLQDKKVKGLNLSRNFGKELALSAGIDAAGGDSVITMDADGQHPVENIHDFLRFWEEGYEIVYNIRPENKGASWIKKLSSVLFYKIFNSFSEFKLEPGATDFRLLDRIVVDAYKQCGEKNRMYRGLIDWLGFKRKGVVFSSTKRLTGEASYNYRRLLKLAVNNLTSFSFFPLKFVGFIGVLITCSSSILLVFQALDKIGVIHMQFSNLGIVIVINTMMMGIVMISLGLLGLYIANINEESIHRPIYIVREKIN; this is encoded by the coding sequence ATGATAAATAAGAAGCTCATTTCTTTTGTTTTACCTGTCTACAATGAAGAAAAAAATATTCCTTATGTGTACGCCGATTTACTGGAAGTTCTGAGTAGGGTATCAGAGAACTATGAGTATGAGATTATTTTCGTCAATGATGGAAGTCGAGATAAGAGTTGGGAAATAATCCATCAAATTGGGTTGCAAGATAAAAAAGTAAAATGACTCAACCTGTCACGAAATTTTGGGAAAGAATTGGCTCTCAGTGCTTGAATTGATGCAGCAGGAGGTGATAGTGTCATCACGATGGATGCTGATGGTCAACACCCTGTGGAAAATATACATGATTTTTTGCGATTCTGGGAAGAAGGGTACGAGATCGTATACAATATACGACCAGAAAATAAAGGTGCTTCCTGGATAAAGAAATTATCATCAGTTCTTTTTTATAAAATCTTCAATTCATTCTCAGAGTTTAAACTTGAGCCAGGGGCAACAGATTTCAGGCTGCTCGACAGAATAGTCGTCGATGCGTACAAGCAATGCGGAGAAAAAAATCGTATGTATCGATGACTGATTGATTGGCTTGGTTTTAAGAGGAAAGGTGTGGTATTTTCGAGCACAAAACGGCTCACCTGAGAAGCGAGCTATAATTATAGAAGACTGTTAAAATTAGCCGTGAATAATCTCACATCATTTTCTTTTTTTCCCTTGAAATTTGTATGATTTATAGGTGTACTTATAACGTGTTCTTCTAGTATATTACTCGTATTCCAGGCACTTGATAAGATAGGGGTTATACATATGCAATTCAGCAATCTCGGGATCGTCATAGTCATAAATACGATGATGATGGGTATCGTGATGATATCGCTGGGATTACTCGGGCTCTATATAGCCAATATCAATGAAGAATCAATTCATAGACCTATTTATATCGTGAGAGAAAAAATAAACTAA
- the mscL gene encoding large-conductance mechanosensitive channel protein MscL has product MSIIKEFKEFAMRGNVVDLAVGVIIGSAFGKIVTSLVTDVIMPLIGVLTGGVNFTDYKIILREGLLATTDGALARPPVTLNYGTFLQVILDFLIVAFCIFLVIKAMNKLKKKEKPAPKGPTQEELLTQIRDLLKKKK; this is encoded by the coding sequence ATGTCTATAATAAAAGAGTTCAAAGAATTTGCTATGCGTGGCAATGTCGTCGATCTCGCTGTCTGAGTCATTATTGGTTCAGCGTTTGGTAAAATAGTAACTTCTTTAGTCACGGATGTTATTATGCCTTTGATCGGGGTTCTTACGGGGGGAGTGAATTTTACAGATTATAAAATCATTCTCAGAGAATGATTATTGGCTACTACTGATGGCGCCTTGGCTCGTCCCCCTGTTACCCTGAATTATGGTACTTTTCTTCAGGTAATTCTCGATTTTCTCATTGTCGCATTTTGTATATTTCTCGTTATCAAGGCGATGAATAAGCTCAAGAAAAAAGAAAAACCAGCACCAAAATGACCGACACAGGAGGAATTATTGACTCAGATCCGTGATCTTCTCAAAAAGAAAAAATAG
- the rsmG gene encoding 16S rRNA (guanine(527)-N(7))-methyltransferase RsmG, whose product MDLHALFASYNWTLSVSEEALFRRFLTLFIAYNSHTNLSAIRDEEGIIIKHFIDSLAVLRAVNVEGKILDIGSGGGFPGIPLKIIQPSLQMTLLDSVGKKVKAMNYFVQELGLQHISALQERAEILAKNRDYAGKYDYVVSRATAYMSDILPWSMPFLKRNGKIILYKIYSEEEQKDGEQMARKLGLILETVYQYELAGQTRCLYIFQRNKKII is encoded by the coding sequence ATGGATCTCCATGCACTTTTTGCTTCCTATAACTGGACACTCTCTGTCTCAGAAGAAGCCCTGTTTCGACGATTTCTTACACTCTTTATCGCATATAATTCTCATACGAATCTCTCCGCTATTCGTGATGAGGAGGGGATTATCATAAAGCATTTTATAGATTCTCTAGCCGTTCTTCGCGCTGTGAATGTAGAATGAAAAATACTCGATATCTGATCAGGTGGTTGATTCCCCGGTATTCCTCTCAAGATTATCCAACCTTCACTCCAGATGACACTGCTCGATAGTGTCGGGAAAAAGGTAAAAGCGATGAATTATTTTGTGCAGGAACTGGGATTACAGCATATCTCAGCTCTTCAGGAGCGAGCGGAAATCCTCGCAAAAAATAGGGACTATGCGGGAAAATATGATTATGTGGTCTCGCGAGCGACAGCGTATATGAGCGATATCTTGCCTTGGTCAATGCCTTTTTTGAAAAGAAATGGGAAGATCATTCTCTATAAAATCTACTCTGAAGAAGAACAAAAAGATGGGGAGCAGATGGCGAGAAAATTGTGATTGATCCTCGAAACTGTCTACCAATACGAGCTCGCAGGGCAGACACGGTGTCTCTATATTTTTCAAAGAAATAAAAAAATCATCTAG
- a CDS encoding DNA methyltransferase, with translation MQIESTTLWDFPRQNYGEKPHGNNKYNGVTPAFVIWNLLQRYTKEGDLVVDPMCGSGTTIDVAKELNRRVIGYDLNIVRPDIIKNDARKIPLEDNSVDFFFIDSPYSDNIRYSEDGRCIGKISCENIEFYDELEKVASEGARILKPGKVIAWVIADQWIKKKFTATGFLMWQRLEKYFESIDIVCLTRHNQTSNTGLWHNRARQYNFYLRGFKYLFIMRKPKILNR, from the coding sequence ATGCAAATTGAATCAACAACACTCTGGGATTTTCCTCGTCAAAATTATGGCGAAAAACCTCATGGAAACAACAAATACAATGGTGTAACGCCCGCCTTTGTCATTTGGAATTTGCTCCAAAGGTACACAAAAGAGGGTGATTTGGTCGTTGATCCAATGTGTGGCAGTGGGACAACGATTGATGTAGCTAAAGAATTAAATAGACGAGTAATCGGTTATGACCTAAATATTGTTCGCCCAGACATTATCAAAAACGATGCCAGAAAAATTCCACTTGAAGATAATTCAGTTGACTTCTTTTTTATCGATTCTCCTTATTCCGATAATATTAGATATTCTGAGGATGGGCGATGTATTGGCAAAATTTCTTGTGAGAATATTGAATTTTATGATGAACTTGAAAAAGTGGCATCCGAAGGCGCAAGAATTTTAAAACCAGGGAAAGTGATAGCATGGGTAATCGCAGATCAATGGATTAAAAAAAAGTTTACTGCAACAGGTTTTCTTATGTGGCAGAGATTAGAAAAATATTTTGAGTCAATTGATATTGTCTGTCTGACGAGACACAACCAGACATCAAATACTTGACTTTGGCACAATAGAGCGAGACAATACAATTTTTATTTACGGGGTTTTAAATATTTATTTATAATGAGAAAGCCTAAGATTCTAAACAGATAG
- a CDS encoding Z1 domain-containing protein, protein MPNFNLNELRRDTVNNNRYERRLAKLVSMNQEVDRIKAVVESAVENTQKGQKSFVIYGEPQSGKTEMMIALTAKLLDVGFKIVIALLNDSVQLLGQNLERFQISGLSPSPKKFSEILPPEVKIGDHQWVIFCKKNSKDLHKLIQKLDGHSNRVVIDDEADYATPNSKINKKEKSKINELTEKLIGSEGTYIGVTATPARLDLNKTHQNQNEFWIDFQPHSNYTGQDIFFPVSTEDLPYRLTFLPDAGDYPKHLREALFSFIVNVGYLNSVVNDPEKNYSMLVHTSSKKADHTVDYKQIVKTFEVLKDDKDSNHEAYFKRIWEIASARYPEHANEITKYAIGHIDRNNIVVMNSDKEVNAADNRTATDPTAPFTVVIGGNIISRGVTFNNLLSMFFTRDVKHKLQQDTYIQRARMFGSRNDYLKYFELIIPKSLYLDWQKCFIFHRLSLESRKQDKRTPVWLDGERITAVSAASIDKTNVVVDKGEMSFELFNFDTENIEEILKQNIKPIQKVKALSELFGKNCLPDYLISYIEGFCPLGDESLAVHSPKSISGYTEKEGEMDKNTITRAKGFIGDREMELIKYPNAIHHINILYNELGKARIFYRYRGNIRFLKTSKHD, encoded by the coding sequence ATGCCAAATTTTAACTTAAATGAATTAAGACGAGATACTGTAAACAATAATCGCTATGAAAGGCGTTTGGCTAAACTTGTCTCAATGAATCAAGAAGTAGACAGAATTAAGGCTGTTGTAGAAAGTGCCGTTGAGAATACCCAAAAAGGACAAAAATCTTTTGTTATTTATGGCGAACCGCAAAGCGGAAAGACAGAAATGATGATTGCTTTAACAGCAAAACTCCTTGATGTTGGTTTTAAGATTGTAATTGCCTTACTTAATGATAGTGTCCAACTTTTGGGACAAAATCTCGAGCGCTTTCAAATATCAGGTCTTTCTCCTTCTCCAAAAAAGTTTAGTGAAATTCTACCGCCCGAAGTAAAAATTGGAGACCATCAGTGGGTTATTTTTTGTAAGAAAAATTCAAAAGACTTACATAAACTTATTCAAAAGCTAGATGGACACTCTAATAGAGTAGTAATTGATGATGAAGCTGATTATGCGACACCAAACTCAAAAATAAACAAAAAAGAGAAGAGTAAAATAAATGAACTAACAGAAAAATTGATTGGTTCGGAAGGTACTTATATCGGTGTTACAGCAACACCCGCTCGTCTTGATTTAAACAAAACTCATCAAAATCAAAATGAATTTTGGATTGATTTTCAGCCACATTCAAATTATACAGGGCAGGACATATTCTTCCCTGTTTCTACAGAAGATTTGCCATATAGACTAACTTTTTTACCGGACGCGGGCGATTACCCAAAACATTTACGAGAAGCATTATTTAGCTTCATAGTAAATGTGGGATATTTAAACTCTGTTGTTAATGACCCAGAAAAGAATTACTCCATGCTTGTTCATACAAGTAGCAAGAAAGCTGACCATACGGTTGACTATAAACAAATTGTTAAAACTTTTGAAGTATTGAAGGACGATAAAGATTCAAACCACGAGGCATACTTTAAAAGAATATGGGAAATTGCCAGTGCAAGATACCCAGAACATGCGAACGAAATAACAAAATACGCCATTGGCCACATAGACAGAAATAACATTGTTGTAATGAACAGTGATAAAGAAGTAAACGCGGCGGACAATCGGACGGCGACTGACCCCACCGCACCCTTTACTGTGGTTATTGGTGGAAATATTATTTCCCGAGGAGTTACCTTTAATAATCTTTTGTCTATGTTTTTTACAAGAGATGTAAAACATAAATTACAACAAGATACTTATATTCAACGAGCTAGAATGTTTGGCTCGCGAAATGATTACTTAAAATACTTTGAGTTGATAATTCCTAAATCGCTTTATTTAGATTGGCAAAAATGTTTCATTTTTCATAGATTATCTCTTGAATCAAGAAAACAAGACAAGCGAACACCTGTATGGCTTGACGGCGAAAGAATTACTGCTGTTTCGGCGGCAAGTATTGATAAAACGAATGTTGTCGTAGATAAAGGTGAAATGAGTTTTGAGCTTTTTAATTTTGATACTGAAAATATTGAAGAAATTTTAAAGCAAAATATAAAGCCAATTCAAAAAGTAAAAGCACTTTCTGAACTATTTGGGAAAAACTGTTTACCTGATTATCTGATTAGTTACATAGAAGGATTTTGCCCGCTTGGGGATGAATCACTAGCAGTTCACTCTCCGAAAAGTATATCCGGATATACAGAAAAAGAGGGAGAAATGGACAAAAATACTATTACACGTGCAAAATGATTTATTGGTGACAGGGAAATGGAATTGATAAAGTATCCTAATGCAATTCACCATATAAATATTCTTTATAACGAATTGGGGAAAGCTCGTATTTTCTATAGATATAGAGGTAATATCCGTTTTCTAAAAACTTCCAAACATGATTAA
- a CDS encoding BsaWI family type II restriction enzyme — translation MTINDLIVIYDSKKKKYGIEAYRHISNVLMEAKEQHKIDFTGGDHEQSWRAFKGKNLEKLIEYIITDEVNALGLRVVNGNSLERTNGSNLPKELSLVKRNLIVDYGEFGSHLPDVDLIIFNPQTSKVIAVLSSKVTLRERIAQTGYWKIKLASDEATKHIKVYFVTPDEDGTLTVRKPSKKGRAIVEIDTDGSYVLSETNIEESNKVKMFDKFIDDLKKLLH, via the coding sequence ATGACTATAAACGATCTCATTGTGATTTACGACTCGAAAAAGAAAAAATATGGCATTGAGGCATACAGACATATTTCCAATGTCTTAATGGAAGCAAAAGAACAACACAAAATAGATTTCACAGGCGGTGACCATGAGCAATCTTGGCGAGCTTTCAAGGGAAAAAATCTTGAAAAACTTATAGAATATATCATCACAGACGAGGTGAATGCTTTGGGGTTGCGAGTTGTAAATGGAAATAGTCTCGAAAGAACCAATGGATCAAATCTCCCGAAAGAATTGAGTTTAGTAAAAAGAAACTTGATTGTTGATTATGGAGAATTTGGCTCACACTTACCTGATGTTGATTTGATAATTTTTAATCCACAAACGAGTAAAGTTATCGCTGTTTTATCAAGCAAAGTTACTTTGCGAGAAAGAATCGCTCAAACAGGATATTGGAAAATCAAACTTGCTTCTGACGAAGCGACAAAACATATCAAAGTCTATTTTGTAACACCTGACGAGGATGGGACGCTTACAGTTAGAAAACCATCGAAGAAAGGCAGGGCGATTGTTGAGATAGATACCGATGGGAGTTATGTTTTGAGCGAAACGAATATTGAAGAAAGTAATAAAGTGAAAATGTTTGATAAGTTTATCGATGATCTTAAAAAATTATTGCATTAA
- a CDS encoding DNA methyltransferase: MSQIKTKFSKIKIDYSWSFSDKTRKDTAYATHGYHRYPAKFIPQIVSRLADKYTKEGDLIVDPFGGCGTTLVESKIKGRCSAGVDINPVAVLITKAKITPIDPSRLEEAFASLKVKLDTYSEDTKVKAPEHKRIDYWFKPEEKRKLAFIFAEISKLDDQDMRDFFFCGFSNILKNCSIWLQKSNKPTRDMDKKPSEPISTFYKQIKMMMRGNVKLYQLLKENDYLQVQSKIYCTDARTIPIKNNSANLIITSPPYVTSYEYADLHQLTALWLEYTKDLSHFRKRFIGTSYHNKKDLVLNSELAENIRSELQKKDKKTAEEVSTYFSEMNQVFSEMKRILKKGGKTCIVIGNTSLKGVEILNAEVFTEQLQNLGFKISDVIKREIPSKNLPSVRDEKTGKFAKITDNNKISAYPTEFILIMEKIGL, translated from the coding sequence ATGAGCCAAATCAAAACAAAATTTTCAAAAATAAAAATAGACTATTCGTGGTCTTTTTCTGATAAGACACGCAAAGATACAGCTTATGCCACACACGGATATCATCGTTATCCCGCAAAATTTATTCCTCAAATAGTTTCTCGCTTGGCTGATAAATATACAAAAGAGGGGGATTTAATTGTTGATCCTTTTGGTGGTTGTGGGACTACGCTCGTTGAGTCAAAAATTAAGGGAAGATGTTCAGCAGGGGTTGATATAAATCCTGTTGCAGTCTTAATCACAAAAGCAAAAATTACCCCAATTGATCCAAGTAGACTTGAAGAAGCATTTGCCTCCTTAAAGGTAAAACTGGATACATATAGTGAAGATACAAAGGTAAAAGCACCCGAACATAAAAGGATTGATTATTGGTTCAAACCTGAAGAAAAAAGAAAACTCGCTTTCATTTTTGCAGAGATTTCAAAGCTTGATGATCAAGATATGAGAGATTTTTTCTTCTGCGGATTTTCAAATATTTTAAAGAACTGTTCTATATGGCTTCAAAAGAGCAACAAGCCAACAAGAGATATGGATAAAAAACCTTCTGAACCAATTTCAACCTTTTACAAACAAATAAAAATGATGATGAGAGGGAATGTAAAACTTTACCAACTATTAAAGGAGAATGATTATCTGCAAGTACAGAGCAAAATTTATTGTACAGATGCTCGGACAATTCCTATAAAAAATAATTCTGCGAACTTGATCATTACTTCACCGCCTTATGTTACCTCTTATGAGTATGCAGATTTACACCAATTAACCGCTTTGTGGTTAGAATATACAAAAGACTTGAGCCATTTTCGTAAAAGATTTATTGGGACATCATATCATAATAAAAAAGATTTGGTCTTGAACAGTGAACTTGCTGAAAATATAAGAAGCGAACTCCAAAAGAAAGATAAAAAAACCGCCGAAGAAGTTTCGACCTATTTTAGTGAAATGAATCAGGTTTTTTCTGAAATGAAAAGGATCTTAAAGAAAGGTGGGAAAACCTGCATAGTTATCGGTAATACGAGCCTAAAAGGCGTAGAGATATTGAATGCTGAAGTTTTCACTGAACAATTACAAAATCTCGGTTTCAAAATATCGGATGTTATCAAGAGAGAGATTCCGTCCAAAAATCTACCATCAGTGAGAGATGAGAAGACAGGAAAATTTGCAAAAATAACAGATAATAACAAAATATCGGCATATCCGACCGAATTTATTTTAATAATGGAAAAAATATGACTATAA
- a CDS encoding prepilin-type N-terminal cleavage/methylation domain-containing protein, whose translation MRKQSGFTLIELMVVMAIIAILATAGLSAYTGYLKKARDATRIEDLRAIETIIQASLTVSGNAPDLSTLIASITSTNNEKLIRDPLYDTVNSVNREVCLFDATTQDFCGYYYAPCNNGGYILRTKFESTSNIIKYTDDPLQNASGVLNSINDYDLGSCDALINIDDLENGLID comes from the coding sequence ATGCGCAAGCAGTCTGGTTTTACATTGATAGAGCTCATGGTCGTGATGGCAATCATTGCTATCCTGGCGACTGCTGGTCTCTCAGCGTATACTGGGTATTTGAAGAAAGCGAGGGATGCGACACGAATCGAAGATTTGAGAGCTATAGAAACTATTATACAAGCATCTTTAACAGTTAGTGGGAATGCTCCTGATCTGAGTACTCTTATTGCCAGTATTACGAGCACAAATAATGAAAAACTTATCCGAGACCCCTTGTATGATACAGTAAATAGCGTTAACAGGGAGGTTTGTCTTTTTGACGCTACAACCCAAGATTTCTGTTGATATTATTATGCTCCGTGTAATAATGGTTGATATATCCTTAGGACTAAATTTGAATCCACTTCAAATATTATCAAATATACTGATGACCCACTTCAAAATGCTTCGTGAGTTTTAAACTCTATCAATGACTATGATTTATGAAGCTGTGATGCGTTAATAAATATAGACGATCTTGAGAATGGATTGATTGATTAA